A genome region from Alkalimarinus coralli includes the following:
- a CDS encoding NnrS family protein produces MSNVDNMNAAMAIPPILRLAFRPLFLGGTLFSIIALCWWAYFWVAPFDWQPYGGPVWWHGHEMLFGFGAAIVVGFLLTAVQSWTGVPGLKGNKLAVLALAWLLGRLFIAFGGSLPGWLVAVVDLSFLLLSAMAMAYPVLKVKQWRNLMFVPILLVLMILNGVSHWGVLTDNALTALHSLHGAILLIALVVSIIGGRVIPFFTANASSYTRLPNIGWLDGLSIGSIIALVVIGFVGFSVVPQPLLAVLSLLAAVSNGWRFMRWGIAHTLSTPLLWSLHFSYLFVPVGMIALFLYSMGWLGNISIALHCLTVGAMGGMILAMISRVTLGHTGRKLQPPKLMTLGYILILTAAVVRVLLPWLVPPLANWGIVAAAVLWVAAYSIYLRYYGPMLVTTRADGRPG; encoded by the coding sequence ATGTCTAATGTAGATAATATGAATGCCGCTATGGCTATCCCCCCTATTTTGCGTTTGGCGTTCAGGCCTCTGTTTTTAGGCGGTACGCTGTTTTCTATTATTGCACTCTGCTGGTGGGCCTATTTTTGGGTTGCCCCGTTTGACTGGCAACCCTACGGTGGGCCGGTTTGGTGGCATGGCCATGAAATGCTGTTTGGTTTTGGTGCAGCGATTGTGGTTGGTTTCCTGTTAACCGCTGTACAGAGTTGGACGGGAGTTCCCGGCTTGAAGGGCAACAAGCTCGCAGTGCTGGCGCTGGCCTGGCTGTTGGGGAGACTCTTTATAGCCTTTGGCGGCTCACTTCCGGGCTGGCTTGTGGCCGTTGTTGACCTTAGTTTTTTGTTGCTGAGCGCAATGGCTATGGCTTATCCCGTATTGAAGGTGAAGCAGTGGCGCAACTTGATGTTCGTACCGATTTTGCTGGTATTGATGATATTGAATGGTGTTAGTCACTGGGGCGTGCTGACAGACAACGCGCTGACGGCGCTTCACTCGCTGCATGGTGCCATTTTGCTGATTGCCTTAGTTGTTTCGATTATTGGCGGCAGGGTGATCCCTTTCTTTACTGCCAATGCATCAAGTTATACCCGGCTTCCGAATATTGGTTGGCTCGACGGGTTGAGCATTGGCAGCATCATTGCGTTGGTGGTTATTGGTTTTGTTGGTTTTTCAGTCGTTCCTCAGCCTTTGCTCGCAGTACTAAGTCTTTTAGCGGCGGTATCGAATGGTTGGCGCTTTATGCGCTGGGGTATTGCGCACACGCTTAGCACCCCGTTGTTATGGTCGCTTCACTTCTCGTATCTGTTTGTGCCGGTAGGGATGATTGCACTGTTTTTGTATAGCATGGGTTGGCTTGGGAATATCAGTATTGCACTGCACTGCCTGACTGTTGGTGCAATGGGAGGCATGATTCTAGCCATGATATCGAGGGTTACGCTTGGGCATACCGGGCGTAAACTACAGCCGCCAAAGTTAATGACACTGGGTTATATTCTTATTTTGACTGCGGCAGTGGTGCGCGTGTTGCTGCCTTGGCTGGTTCCACCGCTTGCCAATTGGGGAATTGTCGCTGCGGCCGTTCTCTGGGTCGCCGCATACAGTATTTACCTGCGTTATTATGGGCCAATGCTGGTTACAACCAGGGCTGATGGCCGCCCAGGCTAG
- the mqo gene encoding malate dehydrogenase (quinone): MAVKTADVLLVGGGVMSATLGMMLTQLDPSLKIVMVERLDHVAHESTHGWNNAGTGHAGYCELNYTPQTESGDVEIERALAINASFEVTLQFWSYLVENNILPAPTHFINSVPHQSFVWGEKDVEFLRKRYELMKAHHLFKDMVYSEDPRVLNEWMPLAMSQRDPMQPVAATRVDYGSDVDFGSLTRNMVENLKTNPNFELLMNNPVTRIKQQENGRWSVRIKEKHTKIVKTIDAGFVFLGAGGGALPLLQKSGIPERKGYGGFPVSGQWLVCTKPEVVQQHRSKAYGKAPIGAPPMSVPHLDTRIINGKPALLFGPFAGFTTKFLKKGSKLDLFGSVKGNNLAPMMSVGANNMDLTRYLIGEAFQSHQERVQALRNFYPEAKEEDWKLAKAGQRVQIIKKDENGKGKLEFGTELVASADGSLAALLGASPGASTAVQAMVDVVERCFKDRLEGAGWKTKMKEMIPSYGESLVDDEALLNTTRQRTLATLKLV; the protein is encoded by the coding sequence ATGGCTGTAAAAACTGCAGATGTATTGTTGGTCGGAGGTGGTGTGATGAGCGCCACATTAGGCATGATGCTTACACAACTCGACCCATCATTGAAAATAGTGATGGTGGAACGGCTTGATCATGTTGCTCATGAAAGCACCCATGGCTGGAACAATGCGGGTACAGGACATGCAGGGTATTGCGAGCTAAATTATACACCTCAGACAGAAAGTGGTGATGTTGAAATTGAGCGTGCGCTGGCTATCAATGCTTCGTTTGAGGTGACGCTCCAGTTTTGGTCGTATCTGGTTGAGAATAATATCCTCCCTGCTCCTACTCATTTCATCAACTCCGTCCCCCACCAGAGTTTTGTCTGGGGCGAAAAGGACGTTGAGTTTCTTCGCAAGCGCTATGAGTTAATGAAGGCTCATCATCTGTTTAAAGATATGGTTTATAGCGAAGACCCAAGAGTATTGAATGAGTGGATGCCGTTGGCAATGAGCCAGCGAGACCCCATGCAACCGGTCGCCGCGACGCGGGTAGATTATGGTTCGGATGTGGATTTTGGTTCGTTAACACGGAATATGGTGGAGAACCTAAAGACTAACCCTAACTTTGAACTGTTGATGAACAACCCGGTAACCCGGATTAAGCAGCAGGAAAATGGCCGATGGTCGGTTCGAATTAAAGAAAAGCATACCAAAATTGTTAAGACGATTGATGCGGGTTTTGTCTTCCTGGGGGCTGGCGGTGGCGCACTGCCGTTGTTGCAGAAGTCTGGAATTCCTGAGCGAAAAGGCTATGGTGGTTTTCCGGTCAGTGGCCAGTGGCTGGTTTGTACCAAGCCAGAGGTTGTTCAACAACATCGCTCTAAAGCGTATGGAAAGGCACCTATTGGCGCGCCTCCCATGTCAGTTCCTCACCTTGATACAAGGATTATCAATGGTAAGCCGGCTTTGTTGTTCGGGCCATTTGCCGGTTTCACCACCAAGTTTTTGAAAAAGGGTTCGAAGCTTGACCTGTTTGGTTCGGTGAAAGGCAATAACCTGGCTCCGATGATGTCTGTTGGTGCTAATAATATGGATTTGACTCGCTACTTAATTGGCGAAGCTTTCCAGTCTCACCAAGAGCGTGTTCAGGCGCTGCGGAATTTTTACCCCGAAGCAAAAGAAGAGGATTGGAAACTCGCGAAAGCAGGCCAGCGGGTTCAGATTATCAAGAAAGACGAGAACGGCAAGGGCAAGCTGGAATTTGGCACTGAGCTGGTCGCCTCGGCAGATGGCTCACTGGCAGCACTGCTAGGTGCTTCGCCGGGCGCGTCGACCGCCGTTCAGGCGATGGTTGATGTGGTTGAACGTTGTTTTAAAGACCGCCTTGAAGGTGCTGGCTGGAAAACCAAGATGAAGGAGATGATTCCGTCTTATGGAGAGTCTCTGGTTGACGATGAGGCACTGCTCAACACAACACGTCAAAGAACACTGGCGACACTTAAGCTGGTGTAA
- a CDS encoding outer membrane beta-barrel protein, with amino-acid sequence MYSKVAIALMILLMSVSAHARYVKDRAGSWEGTLMAKHQGEDTIASKNGSKSAFDENTGWGFTLGYNMDNHWNFAWEFSHNNPKYKAEYLDSNGNAKTLSHRSDFYTNNVNVTFHLLEGNITPYAVLGGGFTYVDSNVSNGEYYCSGYYYWYCYSNSYSTTEWSYSAALGLRADITSNVFVRGSYGYQKVDMGSGSNKSDATITRFEAGVRF; translated from the coding sequence ATGTACTCCAAGGTAGCCATTGCTTTAATGATATTGCTGATGTCAGTCAGTGCCCATGCCCGTTATGTTAAAGATCGGGCGGGAAGCTGGGAAGGGACGTTGATGGCAAAGCATCAGGGTGAAGACACGATTGCCAGTAAAAATGGTTCAAAGTCAGCGTTTGATGAGAATACAGGGTGGGGGTTCACGCTTGGTTATAACATGGATAACCATTGGAACTTTGCTTGGGAGTTTTCCCATAACAACCCTAAATACAAGGCGGAATATTTAGATTCAAATGGAAATGCGAAGACCCTGAGTCATCGAAGTGATTTTTATACCAACAACGTTAATGTCACTTTTCACCTGCTAGAGGGCAATATAACCCCTTATGCTGTTTTAGGGGGTGGTTTTACTTACGTAGACTCCAATGTCAGTAATGGTGAGTATTACTGTAGTGGTTACTATTACTGGTACTGCTATTCGAACTCATACAGTACAACAGAATGGTCATATAGTGCCGCCCTGGGCCTGAGAGCGGATATTACCTCAAACGTGTTTGTTAGAGGCAGTTATGGTTACCAAAAGGTGGATATGGGGTCTGGTAGCAATAAGTCTGATGCTACTATTACACGCTTTGAGGCCGGAGTACGGTTTTAA
- a CDS encoding alpha/beta hydrolase — MLLLHALRPEYGFKFTQEAGVVSYLSTIEIEPKTKADASVIWLHGLGASGHDFEPIVPELNLPEQAAIRFILPHAPSIPVTVNGGFIMPAWYDILEMDIDRKIDEGHLLQSVDEVHKLIRREQERGIASERIIIVGFSQGGAVGYHAALTYPEKLGGLLGLSTYFATAQTITPNPVNKDIPIKVYHGSLDPVVSEALGRKGYEDLLALGYQADYETYPMEHQVCLEEIEDISAWLQQRLL; from the coding sequence ATGCTACTATTACACGCTTTGAGGCCGGAGTACGGTTTTAAATTCACTCAAGAGGCCGGTGTTGTGTCGTATTTATCTACCATAGAAATAGAACCTAAAACGAAAGCGGATGCCTCTGTTATCTGGTTACACGGCTTAGGTGCCAGCGGACATGACTTTGAACCTATCGTGCCTGAACTAAATCTACCTGAGCAGGCGGCGATACGGTTTATTCTGCCTCATGCGCCTTCGATTCCGGTAACCGTGAATGGCGGATTTATCATGCCTGCCTGGTACGATATTTTGGAAATGGACATTGACCGAAAAATCGACGAAGGACACCTGCTTCAGTCTGTCGATGAAGTTCATAAACTGATTCGGCGGGAGCAGGAGCGAGGTATTGCCAGTGAGCGAATTATCATTGTCGGATTTTCGCAAGGTGGAGCAGTAGGCTACCATGCTGCGTTGACTTATCCTGAAAAACTGGGTGGTTTGTTGGGCCTATCAACGTACTTCGCAACCGCACAGACGATTACCCCAAACCCGGTTAACAAGGACATCCCTATCAAGGTCTACCATGGTTCATTAGATCCGGTTGTTTCAGAAGCGTTAGGCCGAAAAGGCTATGAAGACCTTTTAGCTTTGGGATATCAGGCTGACTATGAGACTTATCCGATGGAGCATCAGGTTTGCCTTGAAGAGATTGAAGACATATCAGCGTGGTTGCAGCAGCGGTTGCTCTAA
- a CDS encoding transglutaminase-like domain-containing protein: MDSSFDQYLVATRFYDYDKPAVKAWADQVLEGVPGDPVEVAKALYLAARDDVSYNPYVFSDDPKTLSASHVLETRQSYCIPKAVLLGAAARYKGIPARLGLADVKNHLSSPRLIEWLRSDIFRMHGYIELYLNGQWVKATPAFNARLCRLMKVEPLAFDGVNDSIFQEYTDDGAQHMEYVNEHGEFADVPMDFILEGIQSAYPHLFDSDNQPRSVSGNMESELLK; this comes from the coding sequence ATGGATAGTTCTTTTGATCAGTATTTGGTCGCGACTCGCTTCTATGATTATGATAAACCAGCGGTTAAAGCGTGGGCTGATCAAGTGTTGGAAGGCGTGCCCGGTGACCCGGTTGAAGTTGCCAAAGCGCTATACCTGGCTGCACGGGATGATGTTAGCTACAACCCTTATGTGTTTTCGGACGATCCAAAAACCCTTAGCGCTAGCCACGTTCTGGAAACCCGGCAATCATACTGTATTCCGAAAGCCGTGCTTCTCGGCGCGGCTGCCCGCTACAAGGGGATTCCTGCCAGGCTGGGGTTGGCGGACGTTAAGAACCATCTATCCAGCCCTCGTCTGATTGAATGGCTCCGCTCGGATATATTTAGAATGCATGGCTATATAGAGCTCTACCTCAATGGTCAATGGGTTAAAGCGACTCCTGCATTTAACGCGCGGTTGTGCCGACTGATGAAAGTTGAGCCGCTGGCGTTTGACGGGGTTAACGACTCGATCTTCCAGGAATATACGGACGATGGTGCGCAGCACATGGAATATGTGAATGAGCATGGCGAGTTTGCAGACGTACCGATGGATTTTATCCTGGAAGGAATTCAGTCAGCTTACCCTCACCTGTTTGATAGTGATAACCAGCCTCGATCTGTGTCAGGTAATATGGAATCTGAACTTTTAAAATAG
- the leuA gene encoding 2-isopropylmalate synthase: MSGFNHQKYRPFAPIKLANRTWPDNVITQAPDWCSVDLRDGNQALIEPMFVSQKQMLFALLVKVGFKEIEVGFPAASQPDFDFVRWLIEENQVPDDVTLQVLTQARPELIERTFESLKGAKRAVVHVYNSTSTVQREQVFKLDKQGIIDIAVRGARKVKELAEKHPETEWVYQYSPESFTGTELDFAVEVVDAVTAVWQPTPDKPAIINLPATVEMATPNVFADQIEWFCNHVSNRDSIIISVHTHNDRGCGVAAAELAVMAGAQRVEGTMLGNGERTGNMDIVTMAMNLYSQGIDPELYLADMDEIVRVVKACTQLPVHPRHPYAGELVYTAFSGSHQDAIKKCLAQYNQKQHASPEQPWQVAYLPIDPTDLGRSYQEVIRVNSQSGKGGVAYALEQVYGVQLPRWLQIAFSGAVQQQAELNGGEVSAEDMWQLFSDAYIDHPSPFRLGAFDLKRTTHDQVHAQLISDAQAIEVSGEGHGVMDAFAQALRSHCGVQVSIQEYSEHALQEGSDADAVAYLQLSIEGQQYVGVAIHEDTVAASLNAMLSATNQYMAKQQQAVA, from the coding sequence ATGTCAGGGTTCAATCATCAAAAGTACCGTCCTTTCGCCCCGATAAAGTTGGCCAACCGGACATGGCCCGACAACGTCATTACCCAAGCACCAGACTGGTGCAGTGTCGACCTGCGTGATGGCAATCAGGCGCTGATTGAACCCATGTTCGTAAGCCAAAAACAGATGCTTTTCGCCTTGCTGGTAAAAGTGGGTTTTAAGGAGATCGAAGTTGGCTTTCCAGCAGCATCGCAGCCGGACTTTGACTTTGTAAGGTGGTTGATTGAAGAGAACCAGGTGCCAGACGATGTCACGCTGCAAGTCTTGACCCAGGCGCGGCCCGAGCTGATCGAACGTACCTTTGAGTCTTTGAAAGGTGCCAAACGTGCCGTTGTGCATGTATATAACTCGACCTCTACCGTTCAGCGAGAACAGGTCTTTAAACTAGATAAACAAGGCATTATTGATATCGCCGTACGCGGTGCCCGTAAAGTCAAAGAGCTGGCAGAAAAACACCCGGAGACAGAGTGGGTCTATCAGTACTCGCCTGAGAGCTTTACCGGCACCGAGTTAGATTTTGCCGTGGAAGTAGTTGATGCTGTCACCGCAGTTTGGCAGCCAACTCCCGACAAACCAGCGATTATTAATCTGCCTGCAACTGTTGAAATGGCAACACCCAACGTTTTCGCCGACCAGATAGAGTGGTTTTGCAATCACGTCAGTAACCGCGATTCGATTATTATCAGCGTGCATACGCACAATGACAGAGGCTGTGGTGTCGCCGCCGCAGAGCTGGCCGTCATGGCCGGAGCACAACGAGTTGAAGGCACCATGCTGGGGAATGGAGAGCGCACCGGGAATATGGATATCGTTACCATGGCGATGAACCTGTACAGCCAGGGCATTGACCCCGAATTATATTTAGCCGACATGGATGAAATTGTGCGGGTAGTCAAAGCCTGCACCCAGCTACCGGTTCACCCCAGACACCCTTATGCCGGTGAGCTGGTTTATACTGCGTTTTCGGGTAGCCACCAGGATGCCATTAAGAAGTGCTTGGCACAGTACAATCAAAAACAACATGCCAGCCCCGAACAACCCTGGCAAGTCGCTTATTTGCCCATCGACCCAACAGACCTTGGCCGAAGTTACCAAGAGGTGATTCGGGTGAACTCTCAGTCGGGTAAAGGGGGGGTTGCATACGCGCTTGAACAGGTATATGGCGTACAGTTACCACGCTGGTTACAAATTGCCTTTAGTGGCGCCGTGCAGCAACAGGCGGAGTTAAATGGTGGAGAGGTTTCAGCTGAAGATATGTGGCAGTTGTTTAGCGATGCCTACATCGATCACCCGTCACCGTTTCGCTTAGGTGCATTTGACCTAAAACGAACCACCCATGACCAGGTGCATGCACAGCTCATTTCTGACGCTCAAGCCATTGAAGTGTCCGGTGAAGGCCATGGTGTTATGGATGCGTTCGCCCAGGCATTGCGCAGCCATTGCGGCGTACAAGTGAGTATTCAAGAGTATAGCGAGCACGCCTTACAAGAAGGGAGTGACGCCGATGCCGTGGCGTACCTGCAACTCAGCATTGAAGGTCAGCAATACGTTGGTGTTGCCATCCACGAAGATACCGTCGCCGCATCTCTGAACGCGATGTTAAGTGCGACCAATCAGTATATGGCAAAGCAACAACAAGCAGTCGCCTAA
- a CDS encoding Lrp/AsnC family transcriptional regulator has product MVSLDRLDRRILEALQKNGSISNLELAEQVGLSPSPCSRRVKQLEENGIINRTAILLNPEALDLKLTAIIQVSMDRHTPDRFENFEQTLEGYPEVMACSLITGQAADYLIEVLVPDMDGYQEFLLGRLTRIPGVSGVHSSFVLRKIIDRTEIPLTHLK; this is encoded by the coding sequence ATGGTAAGTCTGGACAGGTTGGATCGTCGAATCCTCGAAGCACTGCAAAAAAATGGCAGCATTAGCAACCTTGAGTTGGCAGAACAGGTAGGGCTCTCGCCTTCCCCCTGCTCTCGCCGGGTTAAGCAGCTAGAAGAAAACGGGATTATCAACCGAACCGCAATACTGTTGAACCCGGAAGCGTTAGACCTTAAACTCACGGCCATCATTCAAGTCAGTATGGATCGCCATACGCCCGACCGGTTTGAGAACTTTGAACAAACGCTTGAAGGCTATCCAGAGGTCATGGCCTGCTCGCTTATTACCGGGCAAGCCGCAGACTATTTGATAGAAGTATTGGTGCCTGATATGGATGGTTATCAGGAGTTCCTGTTGGGCCGCTTAACTCGTATACCGGGGGTAAGCGGGGTTCATTCAAGTTTTGTTTTGCGTAAAATTATTGATCGAACAGAAATACCCCTTACTCACTTAAAATAA
- a CDS encoding CopD family protein — protein sequence MSIALPLHLLAAVIWVGGMFFAYVCLRPVAATVFEPPHRLQLWAHVFVKFFTWVWAAVITLIVTGHGMIALYGGFGSIGKHVHIMLGIGYIMFLLFAHLYFAPFKRLKTAVEAADWAVAGNNLNQIRKIVGINLVLGLVTVVVASAGRYLL from the coding sequence ATGTCAATTGCGTTACCTTTGCACCTGTTAGCCGCTGTTATCTGGGTTGGCGGTATGTTTTTCGCCTATGTTTGCCTTCGCCCTGTCGCTGCGACGGTATTTGAGCCCCCTCATCGGCTTCAGCTTTGGGCTCATGTGTTTGTAAAGTTCTTCACTTGGGTGTGGGCGGCGGTTATTACACTGATTGTGACAGGGCATGGCATGATTGCACTGTATGGCGGGTTTGGCAGCATCGGTAAGCATGTGCATATTATGCTGGGTATTGGCTATATTATGTTTCTGTTGTTTGCGCATCTTTATTTTGCGCCATTCAAACGACTAAAGACGGCTGTTGAAGCGGCTGACTGGGCTGTTGCGGGTAATAACCTAAACCAGATTAGAAAGATCGTCGGCATCAATCTGGTATTGGGGTTAGTGACAGTCGTAGTCGCGAGCGCTGGTAGGTATTTACTGTAG
- a CDS encoding type II toxin-antitoxin system RelE/ParE family toxin, with amino-acid sequence MTGVVWTYRARGRLQEVYRKIAEDQPSNAKHFIERLIERGDSLAEQSFRGRMVPEYENPTIREVFEGEYRIIYQTQESMIAILTIRGFAELLPSDPEKL; translated from the coding sequence ATGACAGGAGTGGTATGGACATATCGAGCGCGAGGGCGCTTACAGGAAGTTTATCGAAAAATAGCCGAAGACCAGCCAAGTAATGCAAAACATTTTATTGAACGTCTTATTGAGCGAGGCGATAGCTTAGCCGAACAATCCTTCCGAGGCCGCATGGTGCCGGAATATGAAAACCCAACCATTCGGGAGGTTTTTGAAGGTGAATATAGAATCATCTACCAGACACAGGAGAGCATGATCGCGATATTGACGATACGCGGTTTTGCAGAATTGCTACCCTCCGACCCTGAGAAACTTTAG
- a CDS encoding neutral/alkaline non-lysosomal ceramidase N-terminal domain-containing protein, whose protein sequence is MYRLSLFLLACLLTACSEHSTLTIKNIEAVKSAPPSHFMASAETVDITPPPGYLPRAGYATWSTIGEGFRTRLYARVYYLRDVEGDSHLIVQTDLATGSRILHTRLGEVLAKQTDISARNLTVTATHSHSAPGQIVGSQFYNKHISHKSGFASGYFDFLVKQISEAAIKAYQQQRPAKIATGKIDIWGQTRNRSIQAHVENKNVENKSIADNRTFHRINPSLYMVRIDGLSESGQYEPMGAFASFSIHGTALPQEETLFNADVWAYIHKDWEQFITQTYRPSEDIHVSAFEGTHGDVAPAQRFGMAGYIEAKRIGQGIGKKVSLLYQQLDNKLTDQVDIATAIRHVNIREANTINGYEICGEAAAGMTLAAAPLEHTSPVIGYLPFFKQGSRRWGDEEDNCQGRKRILGFSMLQPLLEPKDSFPDYVLFQLVKINDLVMVPMPFEITTESGNRMTSSVKHAINSYDASVKHIMVTSLAGGYTGYVTTPEEYGRQYYEGGHTLYGKQTLPYLTAHASKLAKDMFSKTTAVTELPEQWEYHFDIERFIPQDAPAAGQRVITEKPVYHHASVNEEGQWRFSWVDVNASKIELHQPLLSIESRLNNGQWAPLKVDGVAVNDQGYDMAVRLIKKDAGHGMAEYSGYWYNPLFDGEQRQYRFVVQPRDQQATFYSPAFN, encoded by the coding sequence ATGTATCGTCTATCTCTATTTTTACTAGCCTGTTTATTGACTGCGTGCTCTGAGCACAGCACGCTGACCATCAAAAATATTGAAGCAGTAAAAAGTGCTCCCCCTTCACATTTTATGGCCAGTGCTGAAACCGTTGATATCACACCGCCCCCCGGTTACCTGCCCAGAGCGGGTTATGCGACCTGGTCGACCATTGGCGAGGGCTTTCGTACCCGGCTCTATGCCCGAGTCTACTATCTTCGTGATGTTGAGGGTGACAGCCACCTTATCGTTCAAACCGACTTGGCCACAGGCTCTCGAATACTTCACACCCGACTCGGAGAAGTGCTAGCAAAACAGACCGACATCAGCGCCCGCAACCTTACCGTGACCGCCACGCATTCGCACTCAGCCCCTGGGCAAATTGTAGGCAGCCAGTTCTATAACAAACATATATCGCACAAGTCAGGCTTTGCCAGTGGCTACTTTGATTTTCTGGTAAAGCAAATTAGTGAAGCAGCAATCAAGGCCTACCAACAACAAAGACCCGCCAAGATCGCTACGGGTAAAATTGATATCTGGGGCCAAACACGCAACCGCTCCATTCAGGCCCATGTGGAGAATAAAAACGTTGAAAACAAGAGCATTGCTGACAACCGAACCTTCCACCGAATCAATCCATCACTCTATATGGTGCGCATTGATGGGCTTTCCGAAAGCGGGCAGTATGAACCCATGGGCGCGTTTGCCAGCTTCTCTATTCATGGCACTGCACTACCTCAGGAGGAAACCTTATTCAATGCCGATGTCTGGGCCTATATCCACAAGGATTGGGAACAGTTTATTACTCAGACTTATCGGCCTTCAGAAGACATACATGTCTCTGCCTTTGAAGGCACCCATGGGGATGTAGCCCCAGCACAACGGTTTGGCATGGCAGGTTATATAGAAGCAAAGCGGATAGGTCAGGGGATCGGAAAAAAGGTCTCATTACTCTATCAACAGCTGGATAATAAACTGACCGACCAGGTTGATATCGCCACAGCGATTCGACACGTGAATATTCGGGAAGCCAACACCATCAACGGCTATGAAATATGCGGCGAAGCAGCAGCCGGTATGACATTAGCCGCTGCACCACTGGAGCATACTTCTCCGGTTATCGGCTATCTTCCCTTCTTCAAACAAGGTTCCCGCCGCTGGGGCGACGAGGAAGACAACTGTCAGGGGCGCAAGCGTATTTTAGGTTTCTCGATGCTACAACCGCTGTTGGAGCCCAAAGATAGCTTCCCTGATTATGTGCTGTTTCAGCTAGTCAAAATTAACGACCTGGTAATGGTTCCTATGCCGTTCGAGATCACCACAGAGTCTGGCAACCGCATGACCAGCTCGGTAAAACACGCCATTAACAGCTATGACGCTTCTGTTAAACATATTATGGTTACAAGCCTCGCCGGTGGTTACACCGGCTATGTCACCACCCCGGAAGAGTATGGGCGACAGTATTATGAGGGAGGACACACGCTCTATGGCAAACAGACACTACCCTATCTCACAGCACATGCCAGCAAACTGGCGAAGGATATGTTCAGCAAAACAACGGCTGTCACAGAGCTACCTGAGCAGTGGGAATACCACTTTGATATAGAAAGGTTTATACCGCAAGATGCACCGGCAGCAGGCCAGCGAGTGATTACCGAAAAGCCGGTTTACCACCATGCCTCTGTCAACGAAGAAGGTCAGTGGCGCTTTAGCTGGGTTGATGTAAACGCCTCAAAAATTGAACTGCACCAGCCACTGCTCAGCATTGAGTCACGCCTGAATAATGGCCAATGGGCACCACTAAAAGTCGATGGCGTTGCGGTCAACGACCAAGGTTACGATATGGCGGTCAGGCTAATCAAAAAAGACGCCGGCCATGGCATGGCCGAATACAGTGGTTATTGGTACAACCCGCTGTTTGATGGGGAACAGCGGCAATATCGGTTTGTTGTGCAACCAAGAGATCAGCAGGCGACTTTTTACTCGCCTGCGTTTAACTAA
- a CDS encoding fibronectin type III domain-containing protein, whose amino-acid sequence MIEMKIASKCQVRAAFNSLCRSGNTMLALMLGFASLALIGCGGSDGNIANPIFKKDERSATLSWNLPNLRADGSDLELYEIETFKIYHTTDDGAVEEVLEVPGDETELNLSGLKAGTHLFAVTVVDSNGLESNFSNTVTKSIL is encoded by the coding sequence TTGATTGAAATGAAAATAGCATCTAAATGTCAAGTTCGAGCTGCGTTTAATAGCCTGTGCCGCTCTGGTAATACCATGCTGGCATTGATGTTAGGTTTTGCTTCATTAGCGTTAATTGGGTGTGGTGGTAGCGATGGAAATATTGCGAACCCAATTTTCAAAAAAGATGAGCGCTCTGCTACATTATCTTGGAACTTGCCAAACCTGCGTGCCGATGGCAGCGACCTCGAACTGTATGAAATTGAAACCTTCAAAATTTATCATACAACCGACGATGGTGCCGTTGAGGAAGTTCTTGAGGTTCCCGGTGATGAAACCGAGCTGAACCTTTCAGGGCTGAAAGCAGGTACTCACCTGTTTGCGGTCACAGTGGTTGATAGTAACGGGTTGGAAAGTAACTTTTCTAACACGGTAACCAAATCAATTCTGTAA